From one Idiomarina sp. X4 genomic stretch:
- a CDS encoding glycosyltransferase family 4 protein has protein sequence MSKILIVGLPFFPKKYQYAVDAYRELGCEVKVLLNTGDEGKLEAPKSQGLIEYAGKNNLIRMIIFIKVLIRFRPDNIDCYNYSILSLMYVLLSRAFGVNVRFWIIGGELVGDRQNSNSNSFLMKVYANVKKKLTWFCLKFTNAIFAKELHHVDAIKNKLPLAVKKIVQIHNCVPVPDFEPDTRRNLTLDFLYANAVIESRNVISLINSFHELQREKIQFRAAIYGFSSISNEVYAPRGFLYSEVALKHYKSLNLAKNVEVQGFVKDINQVMKQYRFFVFPSDVILANYALLEAMSYGLVPIVYPGNGYDKLVNDGVNGFVAFDNDLAKAFKRALSLSDEEYVNMSKLAYETISQNFSMQVWLKKLNSNLR, from the coding sequence GTTGTGAAGTCAAAGTTCTTCTGAATACAGGCGACGAAGGAAAATTAGAAGCTCCTAAATCTCAAGGTTTGATTGAATATGCCGGAAAAAATAATTTAATTAGAATGATTATTTTTATAAAGGTTCTAATCAGATTCCGCCCTGATAATATTGACTGTTACAACTACTCTATACTATCACTGATGTATGTTCTCTTGTCGCGAGCATTTGGTGTTAATGTTCGGTTTTGGATAATTGGCGGTGAGCTAGTAGGGGATAGGCAGAACTCGAATTCAAACTCTTTTTTGATGAAGGTATATGCCAACGTTAAGAAAAAGCTGACATGGTTTTGTTTGAAATTTACTAATGCGATATTTGCAAAAGAGCTACATCATGTAGATGCTATTAAAAATAAGCTGCCGCTAGCGGTAAAAAAAATTGTTCAAATACATAACTGTGTGCCCGTTCCGGATTTCGAGCCAGATACTAGGCGTAACTTAACACTAGACTTCCTATATGCTAATGCGGTGATCGAAAGTCGAAACGTTATATCTTTAATTAACTCCTTTCATGAATTGCAAAGAGAAAAAATACAATTCCGAGCGGCTATATATGGATTCAGCTCTATTTCTAACGAAGTTTACGCTCCACGAGGATTTTTATATTCGGAAGTCGCACTGAAACATTATAAATCTCTCAACTTAGCTAAAAATGTGGAAGTTCAGGGCTTTGTAAAAGATATAAATCAGGTTATGAAGCAATATCGGTTTTTCGTCTTTCCTTCTGACGTCATACTTGCTAATTACGCACTCCTGGAAGCTATGTCGTATGGTTTAGTGCCAATAGTATATCCCGGTAACGGCTATGATAAGTTAGTAAATGATGGTGTTAACGGATTTGTGGCTTTTGACAACGACTTAGCTAAAGCGTTTAAGCGAGCGTTATCTTTGTCTGATGAAGAGTATGTCAATATGTCTAAATTGGCATATGAAACCATAAGCCAAAACTTTTCCATGCAGGTTTGGTTAAAAAAACTAAATTCGAATTTACGTTAA